The Dehalobacter sp. DCM sequence GATATGTTTATGACACCCACCGCGATGGCTTGTGCAGAAATCGTACTTCCTGTCGCTACCTTCCCGGAAAGAGACGGAATCCGCGAAGTCTATTACTATGTCCAAACAACCAATAAAGCCATGGAGCCCGTCGGCGAATGTAAGTCGGATATGCAGATCACTTATGAATTAGGCAAACGCTTTAATCCGGAAGCATGGCCGGGTGACACCTTGACCGAATTCTTCAGCTACACCATGAAAGAGATGGGAATGACCTTTGAAGAAGTCAGAAAGGAAAACTGGGTATATCCGGAATATAACTACGGAAAATACTTAGAAGGCAAGCAACGTCCGGATGGTATCCCCGGATTCAATACACCCACAGGCAAGATCGAGCTGTATTCTACCCTGTTTGAAGAATGGGGCATGGACCCGCTTCCGTTCTTTGAAGAGCCGGATCAAAGCCCTGTCAGCACACCGGAGATCATGAAAGAGTACCCGTTGGTGCTTACAACCGGCGCGCGTCGTTGGTCCTTCTTCCATTCGGAACATCGTCAAATCAGCAGACTGAGGGCAATCCATCCGGATCCCCTCGTCGAGATTCACCCGCAAACCGCGAAAGAACTGGGGATCAATGAAGGTGACTGGTGCTGGATCGAAAATACCATGAATAAAGTTAAAATGAGAGCCCATCTCACCCTGGGGATTTCACCGAAGGTTGTCAATTGTGACCATGCTTGGTGGTATCCGGAAAGAGATCCTGAAAAGCTGTACGATGTATTTGAAGCCAATGTAAACCTGTTAGTTCCGGCTACATTCGGCCGCAGTGGATTCGGTGCAAACTGCAAATCATTAATCTGCAAGGTCTATAAGGCATAGGAAGGAGATAAAAAAATGTCGCAAAACGGTTTGTTGATCAACTATCAATTTTGCACCGGCTGCCACACGTGTGAAGTAGCCTGTCAAATGGAGCATAAACTCCCTGTCGACCAATGGGGAATCAAATTAGCGGAAATTGGCCCATGGCAGATCAGTGAAGAAAAATGGCAGTATGAATTTGTACCGATCCCGACGGATCAGTGTGATCTTTGTGCTGACCGTGTGGCTAAAGGCAAAAAACCAACCTGTGTCAAGCACTGTCAGTCCTTGGTCATGGAATACGGCCCCATTGAAGAATTAGCTCAGAAAATGGCCGGTAAACCCAAAATGGTTTTATTTGCCCCGAAATAAACCAGAAGAATGAATACAAGCAAGAGATGCTTCATCTCTTGCTTGTATACCCTTAACAAATAAGCAAAACAAAAAGACTAAAAAATAAATATATAAAAAAATGCGGTGCTGTATGACTACTGTCTATAAAGTAGGATTACGGCACCGCCTTCTTCTCTATAATTAACCGCAGCCTTCCTGCCAAGGAATCGAATGGCGTTCTATCATTTATGCGTTTATCCATTATCGCCGATAATGATTTTGCTTTCATACTTCTGGGTTACAAAAATATAGATGAGTGCAAAGACAGCAAAAGCGGCAAAAATTTTGCCGGCGAGAGTAAAGACATCCCGTGTCGATTCGGCTAACGAACCGAGCCATGGGGTAAAATATCCGGATAAAAATTGACCGGCATATATTGACAGGCTTAACAAGGTAACGGCCATCGTTTTGGCCGGTTTTGAAGCCACTTGGGCAACCCGGGTCATCATATAGGGGAACATACAACCCAAGCCGACACCGGTAAAAATCGATCCGATATAGATCAGCGGCATGCTGTGCGCTGTGCTGTAAACGAAATAAGCAAAAGCAAACATCACCAGACCTAATAAAGCTAAATAGCGTTTCAAGTGTTTAAAGAGATACCCAAAAGCAAACGACATGGTTATGGAAGCCACGGTAATTAAGGAAGTCGCCAGTCCCACTTGGGCAGTATTTCCCATCTTTTCAGTGGCCACGAAGATAGAGACATAATAAAGGTTGACCATAGCGACGGTCATGAAGATCAGCATGGCCCCGGCTGTTAAATAGACAGGTAAGCCAAGACGGGTCTTCTGCACTGTGAATCCGGCTGCCTGCGTAATGGAACGATCCTTCTTTTCAGGTGGAAAAGCCGGGAGCAGAATGGCCTGCATGACAATGACAACAACGAATATCAGGTAAAAATAAAACGCATGCCGCCAGTTGGTAAGGGCAACATAACCAGCTGCGATACTTAAAAAGAAGGAGAAGATGCCGCCGACAGCGTTGGACCAGCCGATCATCTGGGCTCTCTCTTTGCCATTGAACAGGTGGGCGATTATCGATGGGGCTAAGGGGTAAACGATACCCATTCCGATCCCTTCAAAGGCGCGAAAAATGACCAGAGCTTCAAGATTGGGAGAGTACATGCTGCCGAAACCGGATGCAACAAAGATGAAGCTGCCAAACATCAGCATATACTTTTTACTGATGAAACGGGACAAATAACCGGTGATCAGAATCGCCGGTATCATCAAAAGCGATGGCAGGGATATTGTCTGATTGAGCAGAACAGGAGACGCATCAGGAAACTCTTGCATGAT is a genomic window containing:
- a CDS encoding 4Fe-4S dicluster domain-containing protein, whose translation is MSQNGLLINYQFCTGCHTCEVACQMEHKLPVDQWGIKLAEIGPWQISEEKWQYEFVPIPTDQCDLCADRVAKGKKPTCVKHCQSLVMEYGPIEELAQKMAGKPKMVLFAPK
- a CDS encoding MFS transporter, producing MTDTVYKGIRGVLLKASLLFSSVDGMVASALMIPLLGSIMQEFPDASPVLLNQTISLPSLLMIPAILITGYLSRFISKKYMLMFGSFIFVASGFGSMYSPNLEALVIFRAFEGIGMGIVYPLAPSIIAHLFNGKERAQMIGWSNAVGGIFSFFLSIAAGYVALTNWRHAFYFYLIFVVVIVMQAILLPAFPPEKKDRSITQAAGFTVQKTRLGLPVYLTAGAMLIFMTVAMVNLYYVSIFVATEKMGNTAQVGLATSLITVASITMSFAFGYLFKHLKRYLALLGLVMFAFAYFVYSTAHSMPLIYIGSIFTGVGLGCMFPYMMTRVAQVASKPAKTMAVTLLSLSIYAGQFLSGYFTPWLGSLAESTRDVFTLAGKIFAAFAVFALIYIFVTQKYESKIIIGDNG